TTACAGATTTAGATTCAAAAAAAGTTGTATACGCAAATAATTTATTTTTAGAAAAATTTGAATACACAAAAGATGAGTTAGTACATTTAGATATTTCAGATATTAGAAAGCAAAAAGAAAACAAACCTTTTAATACTTTAAAAAAAGAGTTAGAAACGACAAAAAGTAGTATTACATATGCTAAATATTTTTCAAAATCAGGTAATAAATACTCCTTAGAATCAAGTAATAAACTTCAAAAAATAAACAATAAAAACTATTTAGTAAGCATAGCAAGAGAAATAACAGAAAAACTAGAGAAAGAGTTTTTAATAAAAAAAGAACTAAATATAAAAATAGCTGAAATTGAAAATCAAAAAATATTTTTAAATACTTTACTAAAAAACAATCCAACAGCAATCTTTTATAAAAATATTCATGGAAAATATTTAGGTTGCAACAAAGCTTGGGAAAAATTAACAGGAATCAAAGAAGATGAAGTATTGGGAAAATCGGTTTTTGATATAGCTCCTAAAGATATTGCAAAAATTTATTTTGAAGAAGATAAAAAAGTATTTTCCCTTGAAGAGAGTCCTCAAATATATCAAGCAGAAGTTTACAACAAATCAATTGATAAAAGATTTGATGTTGTTTTTTATAAATCAGCATATTTTGATGCAAAAGGTGAAGTATTAGGTCTAATTGGAGTTGTTATTGATGTGACACAAGTTATGAAATTAGAAAAAGAGAAAGAAAAAAAAGAAAAAATCATATACCAACAATCAAAAATGGCAGCAATGGGTGAAATGATAGAGAATATAGCTCACCAATGGAGACAACCCCTTTCAACTATGACAGTAAGTGCTAGTGGAATAAAAATGCAAAAAGAGTTTGGAATTTTAAAAGATGAAAGTTTAAGTGAATTTATTGAAGCCATATTAGAATCCTCAAAGCATCTTTCACAAACAATAGATGATTTTAGGAATTTTTTCAAAACTACAAAATATGAAGAAATTTTTAATATCAAAAATATTTTTAATAAAACACTAGTTTTACTCTCATCAAAATTTAAAAATAGAAATATCAAAATAGAACAAGATATACAAAGTGTTGAAATAAAATCATTACAAAATGAATTAATACATGTTATTTTAAATATATTGAATAATTCAAATGATGCTTTAGAAAAACTTGATATAGAAGAAAAAACTATTTTTATTAAAAGTGAAAAATATTTAACAAACAAATTAAAAATTGAAATAAGTGACAATGCTGGTGGGATTAATGAAAATATAATATTTAAGATATTTGATCCATACTTTACTACAAAACATCAAAGCCAAGGAACAGGAATAGGACTTTATATGACTAAAGAGATAGTAAATAAACACTTAAATGGCTCAATAGATGTAAAAAATATAGATTTTAGTTATAAAGAAAAAAATTACACAGGAGCAAAGTTTACAATAATACTTCCTATATAAATAAGGTTTATTTAAGTATTTAATACATAGAATCTATACAAAAAATAAGGAAATTCATGGAAAATTATGAACAAATAGTAGTTCTTATAATTGTATTTTCAGCTTCATTTATAACTTGGAAGTTAGTAAAAGACTTTTATAAAACAAAAATCCATATGATTTTTGCTCACTTAATTGCTATTGCAACAGCATCTTTTATGCTACTTTCTACAATGTTTTTATTTATGCCTAAAAACTATGTAAAAGGACAAACTGCCGAAGTAGAACTATCATTTATTTCTATCATAATTGTTATAGCAATGGTAGGAATCATATACTTCTTTTTTAAATATATCCCATCTAAAGATAAATAATATTTATCTTTAGAACAGGCATCACATCTATAAGTTAAACTTATATTATACTACATAATTTAATAATTATATTTTATTGATTTATATCAATGATAATTAAAATCATTTTCGTTATACTTTTGAAAATTTTATAACACAGGAATAAAAATGTATCTTAAAATATTTGTTTTACTCATTATATCATTTCAGATAAGTTTATCAAAAGAAAATAGATTGATTATTGCAGGTCCTATTGCAACGGTTTCACACCCATTTTTTCATATAATAAAAACCAATGCATTAAATGATGTAACAAATAATTTAGAATTTAAACTTTGGAAAAATCCCGATGAACTAAGAAGTTTAATATTAAATAACAATGTTGACATTATAGCAATACCTACAAATGTTGCTGCAAATTTATATAATAAAAAACAAGATATAAAACTACTTGGAGTTTCAATTTGGGGGATACTTGGTTTAATAAGTAGAGATAATAATTTAAAAACACTAAAAGATTTTAAAAACAAAGAAATAGTTGTTCCTTTTAGACAAGACATGCCAGATATTGTATTAAAACAGCTTATAAAAAAACAGGGAATGGATATTCACAAGGATTTTAAAATTAGATATGCAAGTTCTCCTATTGATGCAATGCAAATGCTTATTTTAAGACAAGTTGATCATGCACTACTTGCAGAACCTGCTATATCTATTGCTTTAAGAAAAACAAAATCTTTTCCTTTAAAACTTGTTGCTCCTGATTTATATAGAAGTGTAAATCTACAGGAGGAATGGGGGAAAACTTTTAATACAAAAGAACAAGTTCCTCAAGCAGGAATTGCTATACTTGGGAAACTATCAAATAATAAATATTTAATAAAAAGATTTGAACAAGAGTATATAAAATCTCTTAACTGGTATAAAAATAATCCTAAAAAAGCTTCAAAATTAACTGTTGCAAATTTAAAAATGCTTGAAGAAAAAGGTTTAACTGATTCTATTAAATATGTAGATATAGAATATAAAAAAGCAATTGATTCAAAAGATGATATTGAAGAATTTTTCAAAATTTTAATGCAAAGTAATCCCAAACTAATTGGAAGTAAACTTCCAGATTCTAATTTCTACTATAAAGATTAAATATGAAATTTATATTTAAAATATTAAAAGATTTTCCTAAATATCTATTTAGTGGATTAACCTCTATTGCATCTATTTTTTTGTTTATAGCACTTTGGGATATGACAAATCAACTTTATGGAACATTAGTATTACCTTCACCTAAAGAGACATTCATAACTTTATATGAGCTTTTAAATGATGAAATAATTTATGGTGAAATAAAATTGACTATTTATAGAGCATTTTATGGTTTTTTTTTATCCTTAATTATTGGAACAATACTTGGAGTATTAGCAGGTTTTTTTGCAACTGCATCTATTATGAGTAGACCAATTGTTACTATTTTAGTAGGAATGCCTCCAATTGCTTGGATAGTACTTGCAATGATTTGGTTTGGGATGAGTGATAAAACTGTTATTTTTACTGTTGTTATAGCATCTTTTCCTATTATATTTGTAGGATCTTTACAAGGTACAAGAACTTTAGATTCAGATTTAAAAGAGATGGCACAAAGTTTTAATCTACCTTTTAAAATGAAATTATTTGACATATACTTTCCACACATCTTCTCTTATGTATTTCCTGCTTGGGTTAGTGCTTTAGGAATGAGTTGGAAAATAGTTGTTATGGCTGAATTACTATCTTCAAATAGTGGTATTGGTGCACAATTAGCAATTGCAAGAAGTTTACTTGATACCCCAACAGCTCTAGCTTTAGTAATAATAATGATTGGTTCACTTTTATTTATTGAATATATCATATTAGAACCAATTAAAAGAGAGGTTGAATCATGGAGAGACTAGAGGTAAAAAATTTATCATTCTCTTTTGGAGTAACACAAGTATTAGATGAAATAAACTTTACTTTAAACAAAGGTCATGTTTTATCAATAGTTGGTCCAAGTGGTGGAGGCAAAAGTACTTTATTGAAATTATGTGCAAATATTTTAAATATTGAGCAAGGAGAGATTAATAACTCTTTTAAATATTGTTCTTTTGCTTTTCAAGATACAAGATTGCTTCCATGGAAAAATGTTATTGACAATATTAGCTTAAGCTTATTAGCAAAAAATATAAATAAAAAAGAAGCATTATTAAAAGCAGAAAATATTGCAATTAAAATGGGATTAAAACAAGAAGATTTTGATAAATTTCCAAAAGATTTAAGTGGAGGGATGAAACAAAGAGTTTCATTTGCAAGAGCTTTAGTTATAAATCCAAAACTTCTATTTTTAGATGAACCATTTTCTGCACTTGATATTGGTTTAAAAAAAGAGTTACAAGAGTATTTAATCAACTTAGTTGAGAATGAAAACCTCAGTATATTATTTATTACTCATGATTTAATGGAAGCTGTAAAATTAAGTGATGAGATTTTGGTTTTAGAACCAAATCCAGGAAGAGTAGTTAAAAGTTTTAAAATAGATGAACAAAAAAGTTTAAGAGATACTAACTTTGTATATAAAACAAGTGCAAAACTTTTAAACAACAAATATATAATTGATACATTTTTCAAAGGATAATTATGCAAAAAAGTGAACATTATGGAAGTTATCCAAAAAATATTAATCCTCCTATTTATTTAGCATATGCATTTAGAATTTTTTTCCTAATATTACCATATTACATAGTATTGAATATTATTTTATGGGGATTTGTTTATTCTGGCTATTTAAATCTAAACTTTATGGATGATATATTAACCTGGCATATTTATGAGTTTCTATATGGAGTTGGAAGTGCAGGAATATGTGCATTTGTATTAACTGCTGTTCCTGAATTTTTTAAAAAAGAATTACCAGTTGTTGATAAGAAGTTACTATATATCTTTATTATGTGGATTTTAGGAAGAGTTAGTTTTTGGTTTATTGATTATATACATATATATATTGTTGCTTTTTTAAACTGCTTTTTACTTCTTTATACTATTTATTTAGTCTATAAACCTTTTTTTAAAGATAATAATCAAAAACATACTTCAATTTTAATTTGTATAATAACTATATTTTTAATTCAAGTACTATTTTTTCTATCATATACAAGTTTAATAAATATAAATTCATTTGAAATATTAAAATTTTCATTATCTTTTTTTATGATTTTAATACTACTTGTTTTAAGAAGAGTGAACATGGAAACAGTAAATAATTTACTTGAAAAAAAAGATATTAATAAAGTATTTTTAGCAAAATCATTTAGATATAATATCGCAATATTTACTATTATAATCTTTGCAACAGTTAGTTTATTTTTTCCTAACAATTATGCTCTTACATGGATCGCTTTTGCTTGTAGTTTTGCTATATTATCTTTACTTAATGATTACTTTATTCAAGAACCATCTATTTTTAAAAGTTATTTAATACTTAGTCTAATATCTCTTATTTTAATAATGAGCTTAGGTTACTTTTCAATTGGATATGCTTTTTTAATGCAAGAATTTTTTGAAATATCTAATTATATTCATTTTTTAACAACTGGTGCTTTTGGTCTTGCTTTTTATTTAGTAATGGTAGTTGTATCATATGTTCATACAGGAAGAGAATTAGTAATTGAAAATAAAGCTTTTTTAGGGGCTTTATTAATCATATTTGCAACTATATTAAGAGTCTTTTTTGAAAGTCAAAATATATATCTTATTTCCACAATATTTTGGGCAAGTGCATTTTTAATCTATAGTTTTTCATATTCATCATATTTATTAAAAAAAAGAGTAGATAACCTTCCTGGGTAATCCTACTTTTTTTTTAGATAATTATTGATAATAATTATCACAATTCATATCATAAAGGTAACATAAAATGAAAAAAAAATTAGTTTTGTCTTCAATTGTATCTATTTTATTATTACAAAATAGTATAAATGCAAATACAAAAATAGATAGCGTTACAGTAACAACAGCAACTAAAACACAAAGAACAATTGATGGAGTAAGTGCTTCAATTCAAGTAATTACACAAAAAGATATTAAAAGGATAAATGCTGAATCATTAAAAGATATCATAAAAAAATTATCAGGATTAACAATTCAGTATGGAACATTCCCTAGTGCTAGTTCAAAATCAAAATCTTCCATATCAATTAGAGGTATGAGTGCAAATGGTACTTTATTTTTAATTGATGGAAGAAGAATGGCAGGAGAAGTAAAAAATCCTTATGACTTAGATAGAATTCCTGCAAGTTCAATACAAAGAATAGAGATAGTAAAAGGCCCAATGTCTACACTTTATGGAGCAGATGCTTTAGGTGGAGTAATTAATATTATTACAAAAAAACCTACAGAAGATGTTCAAGTTGATTTTTCAGTAAGATATGGACAAAATAAAGATGGTGATGCAAAAAATAAAAATGCATCATTTTCATTAAGAGGTAAAAAAGATAAATTACTTTATTCAATATATGCAAATAGCACAAACACTACACCATATACACAAAAAGAAAAAGCAAATGTACTAGTAAATCAAATAGGAGGACCTAATCATGGAAGTAAACAAAAACCATCAAACCTTACACCAGGAACTCCTTCTTATGCATTAAGTGGTCTAAATGATATATATAATCATGATGTTACATATAAAGAAGATAGTCAAACTTATACCGTTGGTGGAAGATTTGATTATTTAATTAGTGATAATTCAAAAGTTGGTTTAGATATTAATTACTTTGATGAAACAAGAGATGGTTCATACGTGGGATACTTTCACCCATCAAATATAAGTCCAGCACCTGGCAAAAAAATTCCAGTTTTTAATATTCCAGTTAATTCAAAAGATGAAAATGAAAGATTAGATTTAGGTTTTGATTTTGAAACTAATATTAATGAAGATTTAATTTTAAAATTAAGAGCATATAGAAGTTATTATGAAAAAAGAAATACAACAACAGCAAAATATTTTAAACAAATGGGATATGATAGTAAATCTCAATCAGCAAGTAATGGAATGAATGCAAATGTTGAAATTTTCACATATGAAGCTTTAATTAATTATATAGTAAATGATTCTCACTTACTAACAGCAGGAGTTGAAAAAAGAGATGAAGAAAGAGAAGCTAGTGTATTTACAAATAGTACTGATATGAGTATAAAAAAAGTAGATTATAAAGCTATTTATTTACAAGATGAATGGAAAATAAATGAAACTTTAAATGCGACACTTGGACTTAGATATGATAAAGTATCTAATGCAGAAAATAAAACAACATTTAAAGTAGGTCTTGTAAAAAATTTCTCTAAAGAATTAAATTTAAGAACTAACTTTGCACAAGGATATAGAACACCAGATATTAGAGAGATGTATATTAACAAACAAACACCAAATGGTTTACAACAAGGTGCTGATGTAGCTGGATATGATTTAAAACCAGAGTTTACAAACTCTTATGAAATAGGAATTTTTGGAGAGTATAAAGACTTAAGATATAGTAGTTCTATATTTTTAAATGATATTGATGATAGAATTTCACAAGTTTTAAAATCTAATGGTACTAGTAGCTATTATACTTTTGAAAATGTTAGTAGTGCTCAAACAAAAGGATTTGAACTAGATTTAACATATGATATTTTAAGTAATTTAAGTACTACTTTAAGTTACACCGAACTTCAAACTAAGAATAAAGATACAAATAAAGATTTGGAATTTAACCCAAAGAGAACTATCAATTTAAGTTTTGAATATCTTCCTACAGATAATTTTGTTCTTATTTTAAGTAGTAGACACATAGGAAAACAATACTATCAAGAAAATATAAATAATACTAAAAAAGATAAATATACAAATAATTACACTCTTTTTGATTTAAGTGCAAACTATAAAATTAACAAAAATAGTGAATTCTTTTTTGGAGTTGATAATATCTTCGATAAAGAAGTAAATGACGTAATTGGTTCAAATATTGGTACTTTTTTCTACACTGGTATGAAATTTATCTTCTAATTAATAATCTTGTAAGCTTAAACCTGATAATAATTTACACAAATTTTTTACAAGGGATTACATGGAAGACTTTTTTATAATACGATTAGGCGAGGACGAATATAGCAATCATTTAGAATATGATGAGATGGCTATTGAGTATTGTGTTGATATTTTAGATATTCCTGAAGATAAAATTGAGGGCGTAAATATTTTAAATGACCATAAAATTGAGTTAACACTTCAAGATTTAGAAAAAGAAGATGTTACAGAAGATTGGTATGTTAATCTTCATAAAATTAGTGATTAAATGCAACTAAGTTGCATTTAATCTTTTATTCTCTACTATTTCTATCAACTATTATTAAATAATAGTGATAACAACTATCAATATAAGCTTATATTAATAATAATTCTCGTAATATTTTATCGCGCGAATTAGTTCTTCTAATAACACACACATAAGGAAAAATAATGAAAAGACAATTAAGTTTAATTGCTAGTGCCGCAATTTTAAGTGCAAGTTCTGTTTATGCAGATTCAAATTCTATTGATGAAGCTTTTAAAAATGGGAAAATAAGTGGAGATGTATCAGTACACTATGAAACATGGGATAGAAATAATGGAGAAGAAGATAGTAGTTTTTCAACTCCATCTGTTGGATTAAAATTTGAAACTGACTCATTTAAAGGTTTCTCTGCTGCTGTAGGATTTAGAGGGAATACACAAACTTCTGAAAAAAACCATAACGATTATGAAGATACAATGGCAGAAGATGGTTCAGTAACAGAAGCATATCTTCACTATGAAAATGATATTTTTGCCCTAAGAGCTGGTAGACAAGAGATTGATTTAGAGTGGTTAGGAGATTATAATGATGGTGTTGTTGGTATCTTAAAAGCAATTCCATACACTACTTTAACTGCAGGATACACAAATAGACAAGCTGAAATTACTTTAGATACACATGATGATTTTTCAAGATTTGAAAATAAAAAAGGTAATAATACAGAAGCATATGTAATTGATGCAAAAGTTGAACCTTTAAAAGGTTTAGTATTTAATCCATACTTTTATACAGCAGATGATATTGCTGATTATTATGGTTTAAAAGCTGATTATGATACTGATTTATTTGGTTTAACTGCTCACTATGCAGCTTCAAATGAGGATAATCCAAGTGGCGTAGAAAAAATGGAAGATGGAAGTATTTATAATTTAGAAGGTAGATTAAATATTGACTCTTTTACTTTAAAAGCTGGATATATTAAAACAGATAGTGACGGAGCAATTGGTTCAATGGATTCATTAGGTGATAATATTGACCCAACAGAAGAGTTAGGTGATGCAGTTTATGGAACAGATGCAAAATCTTACTACTTTGGTGTAGGTTATACATATAATGCTTTAGAGCTTTCTGCACTTTACACACATGCAGATCATAATGTAGACTCAAGAAGCGTAGATGACAAAGAGATTACATTAGCAGCTGCTTATGCTTTTACAGAGCAACTTGGTGCTGAACTTATCTATTCTGATGCAAACATTGATAAAAACTCTGATTTAAATGAAGGTGAAGACTTCAATAAGTTTGTTGCAAACATCACTTATAGTTTCTAATATTCACTAAAAAATTAATATAACACTAAAAAAGGGATTGAGATTTTCTCAGTCCCTTTTTTTATTTTAAATATTTTGATAATAACTATCAATATTAAACTAGATTTAAGATTTTCTCATGTATTATTTTAATAATGATTATCATTAAAGGAATGGGAAATGAAAACTACTTATGTTTTAAAAAATAAAGATGAACTAATAAAACCTACTGGGTGTACTTGTTAAAAAAGGGAAGAACAAATGAGTGTATTAATTATAGGCGGAGATAAGATTTCACATATATCAAATATGTTAGAAGATTTAGGTGCTAAAACAATCAAACATTGGGATGCAAGAAAAAAATCATCTGCTCCTAAGAAAAAAGTTCCTCAAGACACAGATTGTATCATAATGTTAACATCATTTTTAAATCACAATACAATGCTTAAGTATAAAAGTGAAGCAAAGAAAAAAAATATTCCTTTTATATGTGCAAAAAGAAGTGTAAATTGCGTATATGATGAGTATGTTAAAATCATGGGAATAAAAAATTGTGCTGATTGTTATGCAAATTGTGGATTTAAATAATGAGCAATACAAATAGATTTAGTTTTAATGAAAGCTTTTTAGGATTTATTGATAACTGTGAATTACTTCCAAAAGATTTTGACGAATTTACATCAACATTAAGACATAGGCAATTATTTTTAGCACTTTGTAATAATATGTTAGATACATCATGTAAATTCTCAAAATATGAACAAAAAAGATTAAGACAATTTTCTTTAAAAGAAGCTTTTCATCAAAAAATAAAATCTTTACTTCCAAATAAAATACCTTTTAATAAAAAACAAATTAAAAGATTTAATTTTTGTAAAGATTCAACTAAAATAATAAACTCTTATAAAATAAAGAAATCAATCTTGATTGTCACATCAAATAAAAAAATATTAGATGTAGCAAAATTGATATCTTTGTGTTATGTAAATAATAAAATGCAGTTTATTTTAGATAAAAACTTACTTTTTCATGAATTTGTTTTACATAAAATAAAAAAATTACATAAAGACAAAACAGTAAAAGATCATGGAGACTCAATTTCAATTACAGGTAAAGATGTAAATGCATTAAAGATTTATACTTCATGGAAAAACATACAAAAAAACAAACCTGATATAAAAGATGAACTAGAATATGCAATAAAAAGTATTAAAAAAGAAAACTATTCTCAAGTTTATTTAGTATATCCAAAAGCAAATGACTTTAAACGTCATATACCAGTTTATGTAGATGAGTTAAAAAATAAAGCGTATGTAATTAAAGCAATTCCATACTCGTTGAGATCAACAATTAGATAATATAAGGAGAATAACAAAATATGGCAACAGCACTATTTTTTGCAAGTAGCACAGGAAACACAGAAGAAGTAGCACAAAAAATCGCAGATAATTTAGGCAATATTGAAATGTTTAATATTTGTGATGAAGATATTCAAAAAATAAATAAATTTGATAAAATTATTTTAGGTACATCTACGTGGGGTGAAGGAGAGTTACAAGATGACTGGGATGAGATATGGGAAGATTTTTGTGAACTTGATTTAAGTGGTAAAACAGTAGCTTTATTTGGTCTTGGTGACCAAGATGGTTATGGTGATGAATTTTGTGATGCTTTAGGTATTATGTACGAACAAGTAAAAAAAGCAAATGCAAATATTATTGGTTTTACATCAACTCAAGATTATGATTTTGAATACTCAAAAGCTCAAATTGATGATGAGTTTGCAGGCTTAGTAATTGATGAAGATAATCAAGATGACCTAACAGATGAAAGAATCAAAACTTGGGTTGAAAAAATAAAAGCTGATATTTTATAATGTAGTCTTGAAAAATCAAGACTACTTAAAAAAATCAAACTTTTGATATCTTTACAGGTATTGCTTGTCTAGCATTTGAACCAACAACAAAATCACTTAATGTAGCTAATTTTCTAGACTTATCTAAAAGTCCAAGTTTATTAATATTTACACCACTTTTTCTTGCAATTCTAGCTTCAAAAGTTTTATCATTTATTTTTACTTCAACTGCACCTTCTGCATCTCTACCTAATCCATGTTCAATTCCTATGCATTCTGGATATATTCCATTTCTATATCTTAGCATTCCTGTTACAACTCCATCTTCAGATGATATCTTGACCATATCTCCATGTCTTAAAGAGTTCTTTTTTGCTGTTTTAGGATTCATATCAATATAAGTTGAAAACCTGATCTCTTGCATTTTTGTACTTGAGGCAGTACTTTGTGAAAGTACATTTGATTTATAACTAAAAGCAAGTATTGGGTATTTTTGTTTTGGATATACCTTATTTAAAAACTCACCATTATTTAATCTGGCTAGATAAAATCTTGGTGTTCCATGAAATCTTTCTCCTGTCATTGAGTGAAAAGAAGTTCCAACTGTTTGATTATAGATATTTATCATATTTTCATATTTATGAACTAATTTATTTTTTATATATCCATCTTCTTTATTTTCAAATCTTCCACCTCTTGCCATAATATATGCAGTTTTTCTCCAATTTTCACCACAAATATCTTTTAAAGTTTTTACGTATGGTTCTAAATTTGCTAAAGATATCTCTTTATCACTTATATTTGGAACACCACTTTTATCTAATGCAATATTTTCAAAAGCTCTAATATAAAAATCTTTTGCCGCATTTAAAGGGTATTTTTTTCCATCTTTTCCTAATATTGCATTTTTACCAAAACTAGGAAGATTTAATTTTTTTCCAAGTTCTATCATAAAACTATCCATACAAATGGGTTCTCCATTTTTAAAAGTAGCTTGTTTTGGTTTTATTGTAGGGAATCTTAATGTATTAATTTTTGTTTGATGACCTGCCCATGCACTTGTAATTCCCCATGTCTCATAAATAACTGAATCAGGTACAATATAATCTGCATATTGAGATGTTTCGTTTATAAAAGGATCAATTGCAATAATTAAGGGAATAGAAGTTTTTGGATTTTCTAAAAGTTTTTTAATATTTTGCATTCCGCTTTGTCCATAAATGAAGTTTGCATTCCAACTAATAAGTGCTTTTAATTTATATGGATAATCATTTGCACTATTTGCTACTATCTCTGATTCTAATGCATTCGTAAATGGATACCAAGTATCTTTTGCAGGATATGGGTTTTTACCTTGAGACAATTTTTGTTTATACTCAGCTGTTTTTTCATATGCAACTCTTGTTTTATCAATTCTATAGCCTTTTGGTTTTATTTTACCATCATATGAAATTAAATTATATTTTGAACCTTTGAAGTCTTTATATCTTCCTCCTCCAGCACTCATGCCACCTTTATAATTTAAGTTACCAATCATAGCACCTAACATCATGATTGCATATGTTGTGTAAAAGCCTGTAGTGTGCATTGTACCACCATGACAATCAACTGCAGCCTTTCTTCCATGAGAAGTGAATTCTCTTGCTGTTTGAATTATCTTATCTTTACTAATTCCACACTCATTTGAAAAAAACTCTAGATCATATTCAAATGCATTCTCTTTTAATAAAGTCATAGCACTTTTAACCTTATATGTTTTATTTTTGTATAAAACTATATCATCAACAAAAAGTTTTGCTTGTTTTACAATAGAAGCCTCTTTTAAAACTCCATCTTTTTCATCTATAACTAACTCTTTATTATCGATTTTTAAAACTTTAGAATTGTCATCTTTATCTTGAATAATTAAATGTGTAGCATTTGTAAAAGAAGCTTCTTTTAAACTAGTTTGAGCCTCTTTTGAAGGTATACTTAAATATTTTTCATTATAAAGATTCTCTTTAATTATTACTTGCAAAAGTCCCATTGCAAAAGCTAAATCACCTCCTGGAAGAATTGGAATCCATTCACTTTTGTCTCCAACTGCTATATTATCAGAGTTTGTAAGCATTGGCGCTATAGTAACACATTTTAAGTTTTCATTTACTCTTCCTTTTGTAAGTAGTTTTGCTTGTCTTTTAAAAGGATTTCCTGCTTGTCCAGGTGCTGTTCCAAAAGTTAATAAATACTCACAATACTCAAAATCTGGTTTTAAATGTGGATATTTTTTAAAATCACCTAAGTATGCAGCTTCTCCTGAACGCATCGATAAACCACAAATCGAAGTATGTCCTTGGTAATTAACTGTTCCAAAAGCATTTCTAAATCTATGTACCATAAAGGCTTTTCTTCCTTCAT
The window above is part of the Malaciobacter marinus genome. Proteins encoded here:
- a CDS encoding flavodoxin, which translates into the protein MATALFFASSTGNTEEVAQKIADNLGNIEMFNICDEDIQKINKFDKIILGTSTWGEGELQDDWDEIWEDFCELDLSGKTVALFGLGDQDGYGDEFCDALGIMYEQVKKANANIIGFTSTQDYDFEYSKAQIDDEFAGLVIDEDNQDDLTDERIKTWVEKIKADIL
- a CDS encoding Opr family porin, whose protein sequence is MKRQLSLIASAAILSASSVYADSNSIDEAFKNGKISGDVSVHYETWDRNNGEEDSSFSTPSVGLKFETDSFKGFSAAVGFRGNTQTSEKNHNDYEDTMAEDGSVTEAYLHYENDIFALRAGRQEIDLEWLGDYNDGVVGILKAIPYTTLTAGYTNRQAEITLDTHDDFSRFENKKGNNTEAYVIDAKVEPLKGLVFNPYFYTADDIADYYGLKADYDTDLFGLTAHYAASNEDNPSGVEKMEDGSIYNLEGRLNIDSFTLKAGYIKTDSDGAIGSMDSLGDNIDPTEELGDAVYGTDAKSYYFGVGYTYNALELSALYTHADHNVDSRSVDDKEITLAAAYAFTEQLGAELIYSDANIDKNSDLNEGEDFNKFVANITYSF
- a CDS encoding TonB-dependent receptor plug domain-containing protein, whose amino-acid sequence is MKKKLVLSSIVSILLLQNSINANTKIDSVTVTTATKTQRTIDGVSASIQVITQKDIKRINAESLKDIIKKLSGLTIQYGTFPSASSKSKSSISIRGMSANGTLFLIDGRRMAGEVKNPYDLDRIPASSIQRIEIVKGPMSTLYGADALGGVINIITKKPTEDVQVDFSVRYGQNKDGDAKNKNASFSLRGKKDKLLYSIYANSTNTTPYTQKEKANVLVNQIGGPNHGSKQKPSNLTPGTPSYALSGLNDIYNHDVTYKEDSQTYTVGGRFDYLISDNSKVGLDINYFDETRDGSYVGYFHPSNISPAPGKKIPVFNIPVNSKDENERLDLGFDFETNINEDLILKLRAYRSYYEKRNTTTAKYFKQMGYDSKSQSASNGMNANVEIFTYEALINYIVNDSHLLTAGVEKRDEEREASVFTNSTDMSIKKVDYKAIYLQDEWKINETLNATLGLRYDKVSNAENKTTFKVGLVKNFSKELNLRTNFAQGYRTPDIREMYINKQTPNGLQQGADVAGYDLKPEFTNSYEIGIFGEYKDLRYSSSIFLNDIDDRISQVLKSNGTSSYYTFENVSSAQTKGFELDLTYDILSNLSTTLSYTELQTKNKDTNKDLEFNPKRTINLSFEYLPTDNFVLILSSRHIGKQYYQENINNTKKDKYTNNYTLFDLSANYKINKNSEFFFGVDNIFDKEVNDVIGSNIGTFFYTGMKFIF
- a CDS encoding DUF2325 domain-containing protein: MSVLIIGGDKISHISNMLEDLGAKTIKHWDARKKSSAPKKKVPQDTDCIIMLTSFLNHNTMLKYKSEAKKKNIPFICAKRSVNCVYDEYVKIMGIKNCADCYANCGFK